Part of the Clostridium sporogenes genome, AATGGAAAATAAAGGTATTGTAATTACTAGAGAACAATTAATTTCTAAAATATGGGGATATGATTTTTATGGTGATGAAAAAACAGTGAACAGCCATATCAGAAACCTACGTGCCAAGCTAGGTGATAAGGGCAACTATATTGCAACGGTTATCCGTTCCGGATATAAATTTCAAGAGGAATAGTTATGAAAAAAAGTATTGTTTTTAAATGGTTTGTTATTACAGCTTTATTATTTTCCACCATGTTTTTATTTGTTGGAATAGCCCAAAATTACTTTTTGGAGAAATATTATATTAATAAGAAATCAGATACCCTCAAAATGTATATGAATCAATACTCAGATATGGCAGTGAAAAAGGGAGCAGAAGCAGCATCGCTGGAACTATATGATAAAAACCATGTATGGGTTACAAAATTGGATAAATATGGACGAATGTGTAATGTAGAAAATTATTATATTGAAGTGAAATTGAATAATGAATCCCAAAGTAATTTAAAAATTCCAATGTATTCCTTTGAAGGAGAATTTTCTTCAGATGTACTCTCCTTACTAGAGGTGGGTGATGAGGTAAGGATTGATACAGTGAATATAGAAAATGAAAGGATACCTTATCAGATACAGACTGACTCCACAGGAGTGGTAAATTTAAATATTGCAAACAAGTTGCATGGTCCTCATAAGGATAAAGCTTATAGTCACCTTGTAACTGGTATGTGCAGGGGAAAGATAACGAAAACTATATTTCCTAAACAAGATTCTCATATTACATTTCCTTACTATGAAGGTTATTTTTTAGATCAGGTAAAAGAATTTCAAACTGATTTGCTTATAGGTAATGGAGGAAACTCTCAGTATATTGAAAAACTTAGTACAACAGAAAATTTCGGACAATATAAAATAATCATTAAACCTATTACTGAAAATGGGGTAACAAGATACATCTTTGCTATGACCTCTCTTCAACCGGTAAATGAAGCAATATCGGCTATACGGCAATTTTACCCTTACTTTTTTGGATTTACCTTACTATGTGTTATATTTTTGGCATTTGTTTTTTCTAAGTGGCTTTCAAAACCGCTTTTATCTATTAACCAGATCACAGGGAAAATAGCAAACATGGATTTTACAGAAAAGTTGCCAGTACATTCCCAGGATGAGATTGGACAGTTATCTAGAAATATCAATTACTTGTCAAGTCAGATGGAAGCCCATATTAGTCAGCTGAAAAAAGATCTTGATAAAGAGAAGCAGCTGGAAAATACACGGAAGGAATTTATTGCTGGAGTATCTCATGAACTAAAAACTCCTCTTGCGGTTATGAAGAGTTGTCTATCTATTTTAAAAGATGGAATAGCAGTGGAAAAAAGGGAACATTATTTTCAGGCCATGGAAGAGGAAATAGATCAGATGAACTTGTTGGTTGTAAATATGTTGGATCTTGCTAAGTTTGAATCTGGTACTTATAGGCCTAAAATGGCTCCCTTTGAAATAGATAGAGTGATTACCCAGGTATGCAAGTCTTTAGATGAACAAATACGGGAAAAAAATATTTCTCTTACATTAAGGCTTTCTTCTCAGAGGGTGCTAGGACATAAAGGATTAATCAATCGTGTTATTACTAATTTTATCAGTAATGCAATTAGGCATACGGATTATGGACATTCAATCTTAATTTCTGTAACATTCAATGGACAGACAGCAGAGATTAGTGTAGAAAACCAGGGAAATCCCATATCAGAGGAAGACAGGAAAAAGATATGGGACCAATTTTATCGTGTGGAAGCACGGACATCTAAAGCAGGTACAGGTCTTGGACTCTCCATATCCAAGGAAATACTGGAGCTTCATAATTCAATTTATGGTGCGGAAAATACAAAAGATGGTGTAAGGTTTTTCTTTTTACTATCTATTCAATCATAAGCAATTAACAATTTAATATTTACCAGTAAAACAGGGCTGGAGCACTAAGAATAAATCTTGTAATATATTGTTTTAATTTTAAATTTGCAAAACAGTATATTGTATGTGAATTTCTTAATGCTACAGCCCTATGTTTTTTAAAAAGTAAAAATAATATCCTAATTTTATTTCATCTGCATCTCATCTGCATTTTACTGTTGTAATATTTGTATATCAAATAAAGAAAAGAGGTTTTTTTATGAAAAGATTAATGATGTGTTTCCTAGCAAGCATACTTCTGATTGCTATGACTGCTTGTGGAAATAAAACTGTTAAAAAGGACGTTACAGATAAGTTGAATAACAGTGTATTTATGGGAGATTCTATTACGGAAGGTTTTGCTATTAATGAAATCCTGCCGAAAGAACGTGTAATAGCTGGAGCAGGAGCTACAGCTGGTTTTAGTTATGAAAAAGTTGGTGATTTGATTAAAAAGAAACCAGATAATGTGTTTATCATGTTGGGATCAGATGACATACTAATGCCTGTAGATAATCCTAAAGAATTATTCAGAAATGATTTAACAAAACTGATCAACAAGATAAAAAAAGAGCTACCAAACTCTAAAATATATATTCAATCTATAACACCTGTAACAAAGGAAGTATTAAAAAAAGAGTCCCGTTATAAAAACATAAATCAATATAATGAACTTTTAAAAGAGTTAGCCAACAAACTATCAGTTAATTATATAGATATAGGAGAATTAGTAAAGAAAAATCCTAATTTATATGCAGAAGATGGTGTTCATTTTAAAAAAGAGTTTTATAATTTGTGGTTGGATAGTCTTTCTAAATCAATGTAGAGGAGAATGAACTATGGTTTTTAGTAGTCTTCTTTTCACATTTGCTTTTTTACCAATTATAGTGATTTTATACTATTGTTTAGGAAAGAATTTCAGAAATATTGTATTGCTTATTGGAAGCTTATTTTTCTATGCATGGGGAGAGCCTGTGTATGTAATATTGATGTATATATCAATATTAATTAATTACTTTCTAGGTTGTCTTTTAGACAAAAATAATGATAGCATAGGAAAACGGAAAGCTTTATTGATAATAAGCTTAGTATTTAATTTAGGATGTCTTGGGTATTTTAAGTATTTTAGCATGTTAATAAGCACAATAGCATACATTAGTGGGTGGAATTTAAATATAGCTACACCAACACTTCCTATAGGAATTTCCTTTTATACTTTTCAGGCTTTATCCTATGTGATTGATGTATACAGGAAAAAAATAGATGCGCAGAGAAACCTAGCTCTTTTAGCTCTTTATATTACTATGTTTCCGCAGTTAGTAGCAGGTCCTATTGTGAACTATGCAGATATTCAAGCTCAATTAGCTGACAGAAACATAAATTTTAAAGAATTTTCCTTAGGAATGAGGCGTTTTGTGTGTGGGCTTGTAAAAAAAGTTCTTCTTGCCAATAACATAGGTGTGATATGGTCTCATGTAAAAAATATGCCGGGTACAGAAATAACAGTGGTTATGGCATGGGCGGGAATTTTGGCTTTTACATTACAAATCTACTTCGATTTTAGTGGGTATTCTGATATGGCCATAGGTTTGGGAAGAATGTTTGGATTTCACTTTAAAGAAAATTTTAAGTATCCATATATCTCACAAAGTATCTCGGAATTTTGGCAGAGGTGGCATATCTCTCTAGGATCGTGGTTTAAGGAATATGTATATTTTCCTCTTGGAGGTAATCGTGTGGGTAAGTGTAAGTTAACGTTAAACTTATTTATTGTATGGCTTCTCACAGGACTTTGGCATGGCGCAAGTTGGAATTTTGTTTTATGGGGACTATATTTTGGAACTTTAATTTTTATAGAAAAAGTGGTTTTACATAAAAGAATGATTGGTTGGCCAAAGGCTGTTCGTCACATATATTCATTGCTGTTTGTTGTTATAGGTTGGGTGTTTTTTGAATTTACAAACTTGACTGATATATTTCATTTCCTAGGATTTATGTTTGGGATAAAAGTGAATTCCCTTGTGGATAATGGAGGAATTATGTATCTAAAATCTTATGCTATTTTATATATTGTGTGTATAATTGCTTCTTCACCATGGCCAAAGAAAGTATCATTGTATTTTAGAAATATGCATAGTAATTTTTATAAGTTAGGTGCTAATTTATATTATTGTTCTTTGATGTTCTTTACTACGGCATACATGGTAGCTTCCACCTATAACCCATTTATTTATTTTCGATTTTAAACAGGAGGATTATTGCAATGAGAATGAATAGAAAAAAAACTCATGACAATTTATTGAATATAGCAACCATAGTTCCATTTATATTTATACTTGTTATGTTAATTTTGCACTTAGTTTTACCGGATAAAACCTTTTCTAGAGAAGAAATGCGCTATTTAGGTCAATGGCCCACTTTTCATGTAGAAAGCGTAATGAATGGTAATTATAAGACAAAAGTGGAATCATATTTTTCAGACCAGTTTCCTTTACGGAATTTCTGGGTTCATATTCAGGAGAGTTCCAATAAAATCTTATAAGGTGATTTATTAGAGTATACTCGATTTTATAAATACGTAGAATCTGAATAGAACAATACAATAATTAGTGAAAATTTACAAAGGTTGAACAATTTATATAAATACTAGAAATAGATATTGATGTAGATAATAATTTTTTAGTAGGAATAAGGGGAGAAAGATGAGAAAAAAAATTAGAAACAAAAGAAAAGATGCCTGTAAATACAGCACATAATGTAAATGATGAAGGGAAAAAATATACCTATGATGTAAAGAAGGTAAAGGATATTTTAGATAATAAAGAAGAGAGTGATGGTAAAAAAATAGCATTTTTAACTTTTGATGATGGGCCATCTACAACTGTAACGCCCAAAATACTAGACGTATTAAAAGCATATAATGTAAAAGCTACCTTTTTCTTAATTGGGAAAAGTATAAATTCTAATGAAGCAAGTAAAAATTTAGTCAAGAGAACTTTTAAAGAGGGACATGCATTAGGTAATCATACTTATTCTCATAATTATAAAAGTTTATATCTAGAAAACAAGATTAATGTAGATTACTTTATTGAAGATGTTGAAAAAACTAATACTGCAATTAAAAATATTATTGGACAAGACTTTAATACAAGAGTTTTAAGAATGCCAGGCGGTTATATGTCAAGAGAGTACTACAAAGATCCTAATCTAGCAGAACTTAATAATAGGTTAAAAGATAAAGATATATATAGTATAGATTGGAATGCCTATGATTTCGATTCAGAGGGTAAAAAGAAAAACGCACAAGAATTGTTGAAGGAAGTAAAAAAAAGCGTGGGAACAAAAGAAAAAGTAGTTATACTAATGCATGATACATATAGCAAGGAAGAAACAGCTAAAGCATTACCTCAAATAATAGAATATCTTAGAAACCAGGGATATGAATTTAAAACATTATGGTGATTAGATTTGAAGAATACTTAGAAGGTTATCAATTAAATTTTCCAAGTAAATTAAAAATCCAAACCTATTTTAGCCATTGAAATATAAGGC contains:
- a CDS encoding GDSL-type esterase/lipase family protein, yielding MKRLMMCFLASILLIAMTACGNKTVKKDVTDKLNNSVFMGDSITEGFAINEILPKERVIAGAGATAGFSYEKVGDLIKKKPDNVFIMLGSDDILMPVDNPKELFRNDLTKLINKIKKELPNSKIYIQSITPVTKEVLKKESRYKNINQYNELLKELANKLSVNYIDIGELVKKNPNLYAEDGVHFKKEFYNLWLDSLSKSM
- a CDS encoding polysaccharide deacetylase family protein, with the protein product MPVNTAHNVNDEGKKYTYDVKKVKDILDNKEESDGKKIAFLTFDDGPSTTVTPKILDVLKAYNVKATFFLIGKSINSNEASKNLVKRTFKEGHALGNHTYSHNYKSLYLENKINVDYFIEDVEKTNTAIKNIIGQDFNTRVLRMPGGYMSREYYKDPNLAELNNRLKDKDIYSIDWNAYDFDSEGKKKNAQELLKEVKKSVGTKEKVVILMHDTYSKEETAKALPQIIEYLRNQGYEFKTLW
- a CDS encoding sensor histidine kinase, with the protein product MKKSIVFKWFVITALLFSTMFLFVGIAQNYFLEKYYINKKSDTLKMYMNQYSDMAVKKGAEAASLELYDKNHVWVTKLDKYGRMCNVENYYIEVKLNNESQSNLKIPMYSFEGEFSSDVLSLLEVGDEVRIDTVNIENERIPYQIQTDSTGVVNLNIANKLHGPHKDKAYSHLVTGMCRGKITKTIFPKQDSHITFPYYEGYFLDQVKEFQTDLLIGNGGNSQYIEKLSTTENFGQYKIIIKPITENGVTRYIFAMTSLQPVNEAISAIRQFYPYFFGFTLLCVIFLAFVFSKWLSKPLLSINQITGKIANMDFTEKLPVHSQDEIGQLSRNINYLSSQMEAHISQLKKDLDKEKQLENTRKEFIAGVSHELKTPLAVMKSCLSILKDGIAVEKREHYFQAMEEEIDQMNLLVVNMLDLAKFESGTYRPKMAPFEIDRVITQVCKSLDEQIREKNISLTLRLSSQRVLGHKGLINRVITNFISNAIRHTDYGHSILISVTFNGQTAEISVENQGNPISEEDRKKIWDQFYRVEARTSKAGTGLGLSISKEILELHNSIYGAENTKDGVRFFFLLSIQS
- a CDS encoding MBOAT family O-acyltransferase translates to MVFSSLLFTFAFLPIIVILYYCLGKNFRNIVLLIGSLFFYAWGEPVYVILMYISILINYFLGCLLDKNNDSIGKRKALLIISLVFNLGCLGYFKYFSMLISTIAYISGWNLNIATPTLPIGISFYTFQALSYVIDVYRKKIDAQRNLALLALYITMFPQLVAGPIVNYADIQAQLADRNINFKEFSLGMRRFVCGLVKKVLLANNIGVIWSHVKNMPGTEITVVMAWAGILAFTLQIYFDFSGYSDMAIGLGRMFGFHFKENFKYPYISQSISEFWQRWHISLGSWFKEYVYFPLGGNRVGKCKLTLNLFIVWLLTGLWHGASWNFVLWGLYFGTLIFIEKVVLHKRMIGWPKAVRHIYSLLFVVIGWVFFEFTNLTDIFHFLGFMFGIKVNSLVDNGGIMYLKSYAILYIVCIIASSPWPKKVSLYFRNMHSNFYKLGANLYYCSLMFFTTAYMVASTYNPFIYFRF